From one Brevundimonas sp. PAMC22021 genomic stretch:
- the leuS gene encoding leucine--tRNA ligase, whose amino-acid sequence MARYDPKTAEPRQQARWAEADAFVTRDTGRPKYYVLEMFPYPSGNIHMGHARNYVMGDVVARSKRAQGFDVLHPMGWDAFGMPAENAAMERGIHPKGWTYSNIAAMREQLKLLGLSLDWSREFATCDPEYYGKQQAWFLELYRRGLIYRKDGVVNWDPVDNTVLANEQVIDGRGWRSGAVVEKRKLNQWFLRITDYADDLIDGLKDLDRWPDKVRLMQENWIGRSKGLRMTWKWAGEPPAGFEDGVEIYTTRPDTLFGASFLGLAPDHPISKSLADANPEVAAFVAQCRQGGASQAEIEQAPKIGWDTGLTVRHPFDGREVSVWIANFILSEYGTGAIFGCPAHDQRDLDFARKYSLPVIPVVRPDGAGDDFAVDAEAYTGPGLIFHSDFLDGLDIEAAKAEAVRRIEGAGQGQGATIYRLRDWGVSRQRYWGCPIPIIHCPSCGPVPVPADQLPVVLPEDVTFDVPGNPLDRHPSWKQVKCPTCDEDAVRETDTLDTFVDSSWYFARFTDPSAAEPINTAAADRWLPVDQYIGGVEHAVLHLLYARFVTRALTNAGLMNVKEPFAGLFTQGMVVHETYRTEGGQWVEPTDVELANEGGARSARRLSTGETLTIGDIEKMSKSKKNVVAPQEIVDAYGVDAGRLFVLSDSPPERDVQWTTGGVEGASRFVGRVWSEFDAYDPSAAGDEAQNKSLIRETHKAIKAVTEGVEGFRFNSAIAKLYAFVATVKAHDKAGGDAKAQALSALARLVAPFTPHLAEECWTRLAEDGMILDAPWPVYDPALAADDEVVLPVQINGKRKAEVRVPRGTEPAEVEAVVLADETVKARLEGLSIRKVVVVKDRIVNLVAA is encoded by the coding sequence GTGGCCCGATACGACCCCAAGACCGCCGAACCCCGCCAACAGGCCCGCTGGGCCGAAGCCGACGCCTTCGTCACCCGGGATACCGGCCGACCGAAATACTATGTCCTTGAAATGTTTCCCTATCCTTCGGGGAACATCCACATGGGGCATGCCCGCAACTACGTCATGGGCGACGTGGTGGCGCGCTCCAAGCGGGCGCAGGGGTTCGACGTGCTGCACCCCATGGGCTGGGACGCCTTCGGCATGCCCGCCGAGAACGCGGCCATGGAGCGCGGCATTCACCCCAAGGGCTGGACCTATTCCAACATCGCGGCGATGCGCGAACAGCTGAAGCTGTTGGGGCTGTCGCTGGACTGGTCGCGAGAGTTCGCCACCTGCGATCCCGAATACTACGGCAAGCAGCAGGCCTGGTTCCTGGAGCTGTATCGACGCGGCCTGATCTATCGCAAGGACGGGGTGGTCAACTGGGACCCGGTGGACAACACCGTGCTGGCCAACGAGCAGGTGATCGACGGGCGCGGTTGGCGCTCGGGCGCGGTTGTCGAAAAGCGCAAGCTTAACCAGTGGTTCCTGCGCATCACCGACTATGCCGACGACCTGATCGATGGGCTCAAGGACCTGGACCGCTGGCCGGACAAGGTTCGGCTGATGCAGGAGAACTGGATCGGCCGGTCCAAGGGTCTGCGCATGACCTGGAAGTGGGCGGGCGAGCCGCCGGCCGGGTTCGAAGACGGGGTGGAGATCTACACCACCCGACCCGACACCCTGTTCGGCGCCAGCTTCCTGGGCCTGGCGCCCGATCATCCAATCTCCAAGTCGCTGGCCGACGCGAACCCGGAAGTGGCCGCCTTCGTCGCCCAGTGCCGCCAGGGCGGCGCCTCGCAGGCCGAGATCGAGCAGGCTCCCAAGATCGGCTGGGACACCGGCCTGACCGTGCGCCATCCGTTCGACGGCCGCGAGGTCAGCGTCTGGATCGCCAACTTCATCCTGTCGGAATATGGCACGGGCGCCATCTTCGGCTGTCCGGCGCACGACCAGCGCGACCTGGACTTCGCCCGCAAATACAGCCTGCCGGTGATCCCCGTCGTGCGGCCGGACGGCGCCGGCGACGACTTTGCGGTGGATGCGGAAGCCTATACCGGCCCCGGCCTGATCTTCCATTCCGACTTCCTTGACGGTCTCGACATCGAGGCGGCGAAGGCGGAAGCCGTCCGCCGCATCGAGGGTGCCGGCCAGGGTCAGGGCGCGACCATCTATCGCCTGCGCGACTGGGGCGTCAGCCGTCAGCGGTACTGGGGCTGCCCCATCCCGATTATCCACTGCCCGTCCTGCGGCCCCGTGCCCGTGCCGGCCGATCAGCTGCCGGTCGTGCTGCCCGAGGATGTGACGTTCGACGTGCCGGGCAATCCTCTGGATCGGCATCCGAGCTGGAAGCAGGTCAAATGCCCGACCTGCGACGAGGACGCGGTGCGCGAGACGGACACGCTGGACACATTCGTCGACAGCTCCTGGTATTTTGCCCGCTTCACCGATCCGAGCGCGGCCGAGCCGATCAACACCGCCGCGGCCGATCGCTGGCTGCCGGTGGACCAGTACATCGGCGGGGTGGAGCATGCGGTGCTGCACCTGCTCTACGCCCGCTTCGTCACCCGGGCCCTGACGAACGCGGGCCTGATGAACGTGAAGGAGCCGTTCGCCGGCCTGTTCACGCAAGGGATGGTGGTGCACGAGACCTATCGCACCGAGGGCGGCCAGTGGGTCGAGCCCACGGATGTCGAGCTGGCCAACGAGGGCGGCGCCCGCTCGGCCCGGCGGCTGTCGACCGGAGAGACCCTGACCATCGGCGACATCGAAAAGATGTCCAAGTCCAAGAAGAACGTGGTCGCGCCGCAGGAGATCGTCGATGCCTATGGCGTGGACGCCGGACGCCTGTTTGTCTTGTCCGACAGCCCGCCGGAGCGCGACGTTCAGTGGACCACGGGCGGGGTCGAAGGCGCGAGCCGCTTTGTCGGCCGGGTCTGGAGCGAGTTCGACGCGTATGACCCGTCCGCTGCCGGCGACGAGGCGCAGAACAAGAGCCTGATCCGCGAGACGCACAAGGCCATCAAGGCGGTCACTGAAGGCGTCGAGGGCTTCCGCTTCAACTCGGCCATCGCCAAGCTCTATGCGTTCGTGGCCACGGTGAAGGCGCACGACAAGGCCGGCGGTGACGCCAAGGCTCAGGCGCTGTCGGCGCTGGCGCGGTTAGTCGCGCCCTTCACCCCGCACCTGGCCGAGGAATGCTGGACCCGTCTGGCAGAGGACGGGATGATCCTGGATGCGCCCTGGCCCGTCTATGACCCGGCTCTAGCCGCCGACGACGAGGTGGTGCTGCCGGTGCAAATCAACGGCAAGCGAAAGGCCGAGGTTCGTGTTCCACGTGGAACGGAACCGGCCGAGGTCGAAGCCGTCGTCCTGGCCGATGAGACGGTGAAAGCCCGACTAGAGGGACTCAGCATCCGAAAGGTGGTCGTGGTGAAGGACCGCATCGTCAATCTGGTGGCCGCCTAA
- a CDS encoding DUF3576 domain-containing protein, which produces MGLNKALVRGATVALVASGVALAGCSSLPFVGGERRAPRADVQQGIGVNGYLWRASLDTLSFMPLVTADPWGGVINYDWYINPQTPNERFKATVFILDTRLRADALNVTVVKEVRGADGQWTGAPVAAQTEADLENAILTKARQLNLANAG; this is translated from the coding sequence ATGGGCCTCAACAAGGCTTTGGTTCGCGGCGCGACGGTCGCCCTGGTCGCCTCGGGCGTGGCGCTGGCGGGCTGTTCCAGCCTGCCGTTCGTCGGCGGAGAGCGCCGCGCGCCCCGCGCCGACGTGCAGCAGGGCATCGGCGTCAACGGCTATCTGTGGCGCGCCTCGCTGGACACCCTCAGCTTCATGCCGCTGGTGACCGCCGATCCGTGGGGCGGCGTGATCAACTATGACTGGTACATCAATCCGCAGACGCCCAATGAGCGGTTCAAGGCCACCGTCTTCATCCTGGACACCCGTCTGCGCGCCGATGCGCTGAACGTCACCGTGGTCAAGGAGGTGCGCGGCGCCGACGGCCAGTGGACGGGCGCCCCCGTCGCCGCCCAGACCGAGGCGGACCTAGAAAACGCCATCCTGACCAAGGCGCGCCAGCTGAACCTCGCCAACGCGGGTTAA
- a CDS encoding NtrZ family periplasmic regulatory protein — MRAGGLSISALSLAVLLSTGAVAHAQGQAQANRGQALTLSEAANAQRAAPSQRRGLRLNDRGRWGLDFNLNQPVGREQDWSDVEAGAYYRLNDRLRVGAAAGLAAPETDPARAPETGARTQPRVRLESIFKF, encoded by the coding sequence ATGCGTGCTGGCGGCCTGTCGATATCGGCGTTGAGCCTTGCCGTGCTGTTAAGCACGGGCGCCGTCGCGCATGCGCAAGGCCAGGCTCAGGCGAACCGGGGCCAGGCGCTTACCCTGTCCGAGGCGGCCAACGCCCAGCGCGCCGCGCCGAGCCAGCGACGCGGTCTGCGCCTGAACGACCGTGGCCGCTGGGGTCTCGACTTCAACCTGAACCAGCCGGTCGGCCGCGAGCAGGACTGGAGCGACGTGGAGGCGGGCGCCTACTATCGTCTCAACGATCGCCTGCGCGTGGGCGCAGCGGCCGGCCTCGCCGCACCCGAGACCGACCCGGCCCGCGCCCCCGAGACCGGCGCCCGCACCCAGCCGCGCGTGCGCCTGGAAAGCATCTTCAAGTTCTAG
- a CDS encoding thiamine phosphate synthase: protein MILPEDYSDEARALWNAALDLNRAAIAVSPGAGRLPPLLFFTDPDRTPRPWETAARLPRGAGVVFRAFGRAEALEIGQRLRAATAGRGVRLLVGRDADLAVRLEADGVHLPERAMAEATAMRRIRPDWLLTSAWHGAPLQIGAVDVDALVLSPVFPAGGASARKPALGVSAFRARTLAAPCPVYALGGVNGARAAGLAESGACGIAGVEAIQAAFAQPART, encoded by the coding sequence ATGATCCTGCCGGAAGACTACAGCGACGAGGCGCGCGCGCTCTGGAACGCCGCGCTTGATCTAAACCGCGCCGCCATCGCTGTCAGCCCAGGCGCGGGACGTCTGCCGCCCCTGCTGTTCTTCACCGATCCGGATCGAACGCCGCGCCCCTGGGAGACGGCGGCGCGGCTGCCGAGGGGGGCCGGCGTGGTGTTTCGCGCCTTCGGCCGCGCCGAGGCGCTGGAGATCGGGCAGCGGCTGAGAGCAGCGACGGCCGGACGTGGAGTACGCCTGCTGGTCGGGCGGGACGCCGATCTGGCGGTGAGGCTAGAGGCGGACGGGGTTCACCTGCCGGAGCGCGCAATGGCCGAGGCGACAGCGATGCGCCGCATCCGGCCAGATTGGCTGCTGACCTCAGCCTGGCACGGCGCGCCGCTGCAGATCGGGGCGGTTGATGTCGACGCGCTGGTGCTGTCGCCGGTGTTCCCGGCCGGAGGCGCCTCGGCGCGCAAGCCGGCCTTGGGCGTGAGCGCCTTCAGGGCGAGGACGTTGGCGGCGCCGTGCCCGGTCTATGCGCTTGGCGGCGTCAATGGCGCGCGTGCGGCTGGGCTGGCGGAAAGCGGCGCATGCGGGATCGCCGGCGTCGAGGCGATCCAGGCCGCGTTCGCCCAGCCTGCTAGAACTTGA
- a CDS encoding YggS family pyridoxal phosphate-dependent enzyme, which translates to MTASSPANRPASIAERIGAVRGRIAAAARAAGRDPAGVILTAVSKTQLPEAIDAALAAGLRVFGENRVQEAQGRWTSRRADLPDLQVRLIGPLQTNKVQDAVALFDVIESVDREKLARALADAGQKAGIQPRVLIQVNTGAEPQKAGVHPRDADALVAHARDCGLRVEGLMCIPPAEEAAGPHFALLARIAERNGLSVLSMGMSGDFETAIRLGATHVRVGSALFGERNPPVAPSKDAPAL; encoded by the coding sequence ATGACCGCTTCATCCCCCGCCAACCGACCCGCGTCCATCGCCGAACGCATCGGCGCCGTGCGCGGTCGCATCGCAGCGGCCGCTCGCGCTGCGGGCCGCGACCCGGCGGGCGTGATCCTGACAGCCGTATCCAAGACCCAGTTACCTGAGGCGATCGACGCCGCCTTGGCCGCCGGTCTGCGCGTGTTCGGCGAGAACCGGGTGCAGGAGGCGCAGGGCCGCTGGACTTCTCGCCGCGCCGATCTCCCGGACCTTCAAGTTCGGCTGATCGGTCCCTTGCAGACCAACAAGGTCCAAGACGCCGTGGCCCTGTTCGACGTGATCGAAAGCGTGGACCGCGAGAAGCTCGCCCGCGCCCTGGCCGACGCGGGTCAGAAGGCGGGCATCCAGCCGCGCGTCCTGATCCAGGTCAACACCGGCGCCGAGCCGCAAAAGGCCGGCGTTCATCCCCGCGACGCCGATGCCCTGGTCGCTCATGCTCGTGACTGCGGCCTGAGGGTCGAGGGCCTGATGTGCATTCCGCCGGCCGAGGAAGCCGCAGGCCCCCACTTCGCCTTGTTGGCCCGCATCGCTGAACGCAATGGCCTGTCGGTCTTGTCCATGGGCATGAGCGGCGACTTTGAGACCGCGATCCGCCTTGGCGCCACGCATGTCCGGGTCGGTTCGGCGCTGTTCGGGGAACGAAATCCGCCGGTTGCGCCCTCTAAAGATGCGCCCGCGCTGTAA
- a CDS encoding response regulator transcription factor — MPAPKTILIIDDDDDLREALAEQLALHEEFRTVQAATATDGVRMGREVRADLILLDVDLPDMDGREACRLLRKDGVSTPVIMLTAQAADADTILGLDAGANDYVTKPFRFAVLLARIRAHLRSHEQSEDAVFSIGPYEFRPAAKVLVDAKDRKIRLTEKETNILKYLYRAGAKPVSREELLTEVWGYNAGVTTHTLETHIYRLRQKIEPEPGQARLLLTDAGGYRLQP, encoded by the coding sequence ATGCCCGCCCCAAAGACCATCCTGATCATCGACGACGACGACGACCTGCGCGAGGCCCTGGCCGAGCAGCTGGCCCTGCACGAGGAGTTCCGCACCGTCCAGGCCGCCACCGCCACCGACGGCGTGCGTATGGGCCGCGAGGTGCGGGCAGACCTGATCCTGCTGGACGTCGACCTGCCTGACATGGACGGGCGCGAGGCCTGCCGCCTGCTGCGCAAGGACGGCGTGTCCACGCCGGTCATCATGCTGACGGCCCAGGCGGCCGACGCCGACACCATTCTGGGACTGGACGCCGGCGCCAACGACTATGTCACCAAGCCCTTCCGCTTCGCCGTCCTGCTGGCCCGCATCCGCGCCCATCTGCGCAGCCACGAACAATCCGAGGATGCGGTCTTCTCGATCGGTCCCTATGAGTTCCGACCCGCCGCCAAGGTCCTGGTGGACGCCAAGGATCGCAAGATCCGGCTGACGGAGAAGGAAACCAACATCCTGAAGTACCTCTACCGCGCCGGGGCCAAGCCGGTGTCGCGCGAGGAGCTGCTGACCGAAGTGTGGGGCTACAACGCCGGCGTGACCACCCACACGCTGGAAACCCACATCTATCGCCTGCGCCAGAAGATCGAGCCCGAGCCCGGCCAGGCGCGCCTGCTGCTGACGGACGCCGGCGGCTACCGGCTGCAGCCCTGA
- a CDS encoding SLC13 family permease, with translation MTFDQAVALTVLVAVVGVLIHGKARADVVALTGAAVLLLLGVVRPVEVQGAFASPAVIALAGLFVIAYAIEMSGLLGLLIRNATRLAARIGAAGIWIVIGLCGSVGGFLNNTPVVVLAAPVIRDVAQSLRLSPKRFLMPLSHVTVMGGLLTLIGTSTNLLVNDMARNAGQPVFSLFEITPVGLCIAATGGLWLYFVGARQLGRSVAMDEAEAVRVAELEEARRTASLEASRRRRRVLPFGLPRIGEARNLSDGSGDANLGDVELYGAADRPFRLRPALMSLGVFVLVIAAAGFGWAPIAAAAFSGAVALILLRVITPEEAYAGLRPEILLLIAGMVVVGTAIEVTGLAQAGAERLIDVIRPLGPMGALIVLYGVTLLATELLSNATVAVLITPVAVALAESLGVDPRPFLVCVMMAASTAFATPFGYQTNVLVFNMGGYSYMDFVKVGAPLNLITWLAAMVAIPIFFPF, from the coding sequence ATGACTTTTGACCAAGCCGTGGCGCTGACGGTGCTTGTCGCTGTCGTGGGCGTGCTGATCCATGGCAAGGCGCGGGCCGACGTTGTGGCTCTCACTGGAGCGGCCGTCCTGCTGTTGCTGGGCGTGGTGCGGCCGGTCGAGGTGCAGGGCGCCTTCGCCAGCCCGGCGGTGATCGCCCTCGCCGGCCTGTTCGTGATCGCCTACGCCATCGAAATGTCGGGGCTGCTGGGGCTGCTGATCCGCAACGCCACGCGTCTGGCGGCGCGCATCGGCGCGGCGGGAATCTGGATCGTGATCGGCCTGTGCGGCTCGGTAGGCGGCTTTCTGAACAACACACCGGTGGTGGTGCTGGCCGCCCCGGTGATCCGTGACGTGGCCCAGTCGCTGCGCCTGTCGCCCAAGCGGTTCCTGATGCCGCTCAGCCATGTGACGGTGATGGGCGGCCTGCTGACCCTGATCGGCACCTCGACCAACCTCCTGGTCAACGACATGGCGCGTAACGCCGGCCAGCCGGTGTTCAGCCTGTTCGAGATCACGCCGGTGGGCCTGTGCATCGCCGCGACGGGCGGCTTGTGGCTCTATTTCGTGGGCGCGCGTCAGCTCGGCCGGTCCGTCGCCATGGATGAAGCCGAAGCGGTCCGCGTGGCCGAGTTGGAGGAAGCGCGTCGGACGGCCAGCCTGGAGGCGTCGCGCCGCCGGCGGCGGGTGCTGCCGTTCGGCCTGCCGCGCATCGGCGAGGCGCGCAACCTGTCCGATGGCTCAGGCGACGCCAATCTGGGCGATGTAGAGCTATACGGCGCCGCCGATCGGCCTTTCCGCCTGCGGCCGGCGCTGATGTCGCTGGGCGTGTTCGTCCTGGTCATCGCAGCGGCCGGCTTCGGCTGGGCGCCCATCGCAGCTGCGGCCTTTTCTGGCGCGGTGGCCTTGATCCTCCTGCGGGTCATCACGCCGGAGGAGGCCTACGCCGGCCTGCGTCCGGAAATCCTGCTGCTGATCGCGGGCATGGTGGTGGTGGGCACGGCCATCGAGGTCACGGGCCTCGCTCAGGCCGGCGCCGAGCGGCTGATCGACGTGATCCGGCCGCTTGGACCCATGGGCGCGCTGATCGTGCTCTACGGCGTGACGCTGCTGGCGACTGAGCTCCTTTCCAACGCCACGGTGGCCGTGCTGATCACGCCCGTAGCGGTGGCTCTGGCGGAGAGCCTTGGGGTCGATCCCCGGCCTTTCCTGGTGTGCGTGATGATGGCGGCCTCGACGGCCTTTGCGACGCCCTTCGGCTATCAGACCAATGTGCTGGTCTTCAACATGGGCGGCTACAGCTACATGGACTTCGTCAAGGTCGGCGCGCCGCTGAACCTGATCACCTGGCTCGCGGCCATGGTGGCGATCCCGATCTTTTTTCCGTTCTAG
- a CDS encoding exodeoxyribonuclease III: MTLRLATWNINSVRLRIDQVARFVAERAPDVLMLQEIKCTTDQFPRAAFEDMGLPYLRVRGQKGWHGVAIASRLPIEENATLEVCKLGHARCVSGRIAGVDVQNFYIPAGGDTPDRELNPKFDHKMDFYERLTDEIGRRDKAAPLVLAGDFNIAPGENDVWNHRYMSKIVSHTPIEVETLNRLQETGGFADVLRDRFPEPQKLASWWSYRAADFRKSNRGLRLDHIWTSPGLTPAVAPQTARIHDDVREWDRPSDHAPVTVDLDL, translated from the coding sequence ATGACGCTTCGCCTCGCCACCTGGAACATCAACTCGGTTCGCCTGCGCATCGACCAGGTGGCGCGGTTCGTGGCCGAGCGCGCGCCGGACGTCCTGATGTTGCAGGAGATCAAGTGCACTACGGACCAGTTCCCGCGCGCGGCGTTCGAGGACATGGGCCTGCCGTATCTGCGGGTGCGGGGCCAGAAGGGCTGGCATGGCGTCGCCATCGCCTCGCGCCTGCCGATCGAGGAGAATGCGACGCTTGAGGTCTGCAAGCTGGGGCACGCGCGCTGCGTCTCCGGTCGGATCGCGGGCGTGGACGTTCAGAATTTCTACATCCCGGCCGGCGGCGACACGCCGGACCGTGAGCTGAACCCCAAGTTCGATCACAAGATGGACTTCTACGAACGGCTGACCGACGAGATCGGCCGCCGGGACAAGGCCGCGCCGCTGGTGCTGGCCGGCGACTTCAACATCGCGCCGGGCGAGAACGACGTCTGGAACCACCGCTACATGTCCAAGATCGTCAGCCACACGCCGATCGAGGTGGAGACGCTGAATCGGCTTCAGGAAACGGGCGGCTTCGCCGACGTGCTGCGCGACCGCTTTCCCGAGCCGCAGAAGCTGGCCAGCTGGTGGAGCTATCGCGCCGCCGACTTCAGAAAGTCGAACCGCGGCCTTCGGCTGGATCACATCTGGACCTCGCCCGGCCTGACCCCGGCGGTGGCGCCCCAAACCGCCCGCATCCACGACGACGTGCGCGAATGGGACCGCCCCAGCGACCACGCGCCGGTGACGGTCGATCTGGACCTCTAG
- a CDS encoding outer membrane lipoprotein carrier protein LolA, which translates to MTQRAATRASARAIAVDQHDAARRNLLLGMGALTGLAALGAALPADAQSNLSAEDRAALQQAQTYLQNLSAAQGTFVETSGAQRREGRFYLQRPGKMRFEYTNPQGLLVVSDGSNVKRYDPRLNVFRQVPLSATPLSTFLARNVRLDQGVRIERVTRMDSGAFAITARDSRRPNDGQVILAFAGSPMRLREWTITDAQGQRTRTQLTSLQPASGLSASLFQLRDPTRRPGRN; encoded by the coding sequence ATGACCCAACGCGCCGCCACCCGCGCTTCAGCCCGCGCCATCGCCGTCGACCAGCACGACGCCGCCCGCCGCAATCTCCTGCTCGGCATGGGCGCCCTGACGGGCCTGGCCGCTCTCGGCGCGGCCCTGCCGGCCGATGCGCAGAGCAATCTGTCGGCCGAGGATCGCGCCGCGTTGCAGCAGGCGCAGACCTATCTGCAGAACCTGAGCGCGGCCCAGGGGACCTTTGTCGAGACCAGCGGCGCCCAGCGCCGCGAGGGCCGTTTCTACCTGCAGCGGCCGGGCAAGATGCGGTTCGAGTACACCAACCCGCAAGGGCTGCTGGTCGTCTCGGATGGGTCGAACGTCAAACGCTATGATCCGCGCCTGAACGTCTTCCGCCAGGTGCCGCTGAGCGCCACGCCATTGTCCACCTTCCTTGCCCGCAACGTCCGGCTGGACCAGGGCGTGCGGATCGAGCGGGTGACGCGGATGGACTCCGGCGCCTTCGCCATCACCGCGCGCGACAGCCGCCGGCCGAACGATGGCCAGGTCATCCTGGCCTTTGCCGGCAGCCCGATGCGCCTGCGCGAATGGACCATCACCGATGCGCAAGGCCAGCGCACGCGCACCCAGCTGACCAGCCTTCAACCGGCGTCGGGCCTTTCGGCCAGCCTGTTCCAGCTGCGCGACCCGACCCGCCGTCCGGGACGCAATTAG